The following proteins come from a genomic window of Nicotiana tomentosiformis chromosome 12, ASM39032v3, whole genome shotgun sequence:
- the LOC104109455 gene encoding uncharacterized protein: MTVTRKTTASQRRDTAAGEGTSRVPPVDGAQSEAQGETPTQPLPAPPPTTEIPREIAHPVPPPLPLDQDLRSAVHLLTQLVATQQQARASASAGTSEGSGSSRVREFIALSPPEFTGTDQREDPQDFIDQLHRIFRVMHATEKEAVELAAFRLRDIAILWYEGWERSRGRDAPPAIWENFSDAFLDQYLPREIRQARVDQFLALKQGNMSVREYSLRFDSLARYAPSIVTTMRDRIHRFIAGLAPELTEACATAALQDSMDISRIQAFAQNIERGRRRQQGTERAEQGQRKRMRFPRSQEQYQGSYRTQYFGWPPRPPPPQLQGYRYDRYTQSGPGESSRASGLQRQRGSAQTWSFPPRCDICGRGYLGQCRAGSDACYTCGRPGHMMRDCPNRYSRGMAQPSS; this comes from the coding sequence atgacggtgactaggaagactacggctagccagaggagagatacagcagcaggtgaggggaccagcagggtacccccagtagatggggcccagtctgaggctcaaggtgagacccctactcagccattaccggctcctccaccaactacggagattcctagggaaatcgcacatccagttccccctccacttccattagatcaggacttgaggagtgcggtgcatttgttgacacagttggtagctacccagcaacaggctagggcatcagctagtgcaggaacttctgaggggtctgggagttcaagggtccgagagtttattgctttgagtcccccagagttcacggggacagatcagagggaggacccgcaggatttcatagatcagcttcacaggatctttcgtgttatgcatgccacggagaaagaggcagttgagctagcagcttttcgactccgagatatagccatcctttggtacgagggatgggagaggtccaggggacgtgatgcacctccagctatttgggagaatttttcagatgccttccttgaccagtacttaccacgggagatccgacaggctcgagtcgatcagtttctagccctcaagcagggtaatatgagtgttcgagagtatagtctccgttttgactcattggccagatatgcaccatccatagttactactatgcgggacaggattcacaggtttatagcagggttagccccagagttaaccgaggcatgtgccaccgctgcattgcaggatagtatggatatctcccggattcaggcattcgcccagaatatagaaaggggtaggcgtcggcagcagggtacagagagggctgagcaagggcaacgtaagaggatgagatttcccaggtctcaggagcaatatcagggtagttataggacccagtacttcggatggccacctaggcctccgccacctcagttacagggttacaggtatgaccgttatactcagtcaggaccaggtgagagctcacgggcgtcgggtttgcagcgacagcgaggatctgcgcagacatggtcatttcctccacggtgtgacatctgtggtagaggatacttgggccaatgccgagcaggttctgatgcttgttatacatgtgggcgtccagggcatatgatgcgagattgcccaaatagatattcgaggggaatggcacaaccatcAAGTtaa